In the genome of Drosophila kikkawai strain 14028-0561.14 chromosome 2R, DkikHiC1v2, whole genome shotgun sequence, the window ctgtgtgtcgcgtgggtgcgacggttcgcaacgctgggggttgttgtttttttttttttagcgagctgctgctcaaaccgttagatctcgtgcccatcgctggtATAGAACATTAACTCTTTGAGCTCCAAAGCGGCATCATAGCTGCTCCAACTATacatgcaaaaataaatacaaattaaactaCCAACTTAAAACACCAAATCTTATTCTTTGAGTAAACCGTGGCTCATAGGAGTTAATCTATTTCAAGAGTATTCAGAAGACTATaaacggacggacggacatggctagatcgtctcggctattgatgctgatcacgaatttattataaaaaataaatataaaaacaactaTGTATTATGTTGAAAGACCCCAATTAAATTAGAAGTCTTCATctgttgagtttttgtaagaaactggtttatttcattccaatcctagcttatatagctaacatgagaatgtgagataagggtgcacacagGCACATAtcaaacaaacccagaccgctcacaggaggtcatatttcgggttgcttgtatcttgtaggcccaagtggcggGTTTACTTAAAGATATACAAGTACAGTGCAGAGATTTAATGCGTGACATATGCATCTTATCAATATTTGTGTTCATGCGTGAACAatgttatgttatttttattacattagtatatatatatatatatatatatatatagatttgcCTATACATGTtatatagtagtccgattcttaaagttataaaatatatagttttaaattaaaatcaacaaaaaatctTTATAGAAATGTCAACCGcagccaaaaatttaaaatatatctaaaatcTTTGTTTTCAATAGCTAAATTAAGAATAGTTCCAATTGATCAAATTTGCCAGTATATACCATATTCTAaaagagatttttaaatacaatatatatttaggccACTTCCGCAAAATCTACACTtattcggatttccctgatCTGTTTAAGATTTTCCTTTCGAAAAATCCACACGGATTCGTATTCCCTTTGTTGAGTTTCTGTTAACTGCCGCCGTCACCTTCGCTTTTAGCCGCTAGTATGCGCGcggatttttataaaaaatacagaacACATTTTAGATGTAAACCTTAAGGCATAATTTTTAGGAACTTTTTAATAATGGAGACATTATGCTATAGCCATCTGGAGTGATTTTTGAATAAGATCCAGAATTAGAAATTGGAATGGCATTGGTCTCACAAGTGTTGGTAGGCGGGGCTGTGGATATTTCATATTCATGTATATGAAATGTTGTGGTAGGGATTTCAAGAGAAGGCGTTAGGAGTCGAGGATAATTTGTTATATACTCAACGATCTCTTTAGCCGTAGGTCGTTTAGTAGATTCCTGGCTCCAGCAAGATTTTAAAAGGCCTTTCAATTGTGGTTTTACCCCTAAAGGTATTTGCGGGGTATTGCCATTTTTGACGTAAGCCAGCACCTGATTATTGGTAAGACCTTGATACGGATAGGAGCCAAAAGATATCACTTCATAGACTACTATCCCGAACGACCAAATATCAGAAGCAGGAGTAAATAATCCTAAGGTAAGGGTTTCTGGGGGCATCCAGCGAACTGGAAAAAGTTTTCGAGCACTTTTCcgattatatttataatagtcACTCTCAAATGTGGGTCGAGCCATTCCAAAATCCCCGATTTTAACCACTCGATACGAATTTATGAGACAATTTCTGCAGGCTATATCTCTatgaacatatttttttttagctaaaTAATCGAGACCTTTTGCGACATCCATTGCATATCGTGTCAGAAACTTTGCTGAAATATCACAGTCATCGGGCACTTTATCGCTGACCATATTCCTACGCGCCAATAGATAAGTTTTTAAGTCGCCATACAACATAAACTCCATAATAGTATAAATCGGTTCACTCTGCAGGCAAACTCcaagtaatttaattacatttctGTGATCGAATTTTTTCAtggcttctgcttctgctaaGAAGTCTAGACGATCTTCCATTGATTGGCCAGCTTTTAATGTTTTGACGGCTACCGCGGTCCACGTCCCAGAAATTAGCTGTGCCTCCCCTCCGTAAACCATTCCAAAAGCACCCTCACCCAAACTTCGGTTAATTACTATGTTTTCTTTTGGTATTTCCCATTTGTCTAAAGTATTATTTCTATGTAATGATGGAGATAACAAGTCGATTCCAAACATTTTCATAATGTGTGCAGAACGTTTGAGTTTACGACTGTACACTTGCCTCCAAAAGCAAaacgttaaaaaaaatataaatgctaaTGCAAATAACGATATAAgaatcaatataaatatatttgtaacaTTGCAGTCTACCTGAAAAGTTCTAGCAAATATAGATAGCCGGCAATCATATCTCCCGTCTTCTGGCATTCGACTGTTAACCCAATAGATTTCCGAAAggttaaaaatcaaattaccTCCGTTTGCGTATCTATAATTGtcattaattttcaaaaagggTTTGAAAATTCCAATTTTATTAAAGCTATTATTTCTCCACTGCAAGAAATCCAATTCAATAATACGCGATCCTTTCCTTTCATCTCCATTATCAAATGATACATTCCCTGATAAGCCTCCATAATTAGTTTGCCTAATAAGTTCAGCAAGATTTTTTACAACTTCGGGCGTTCTTAAGTAGTTTAAAATGGTATTGTTTTCATTAAGTAATTTATGTGCGGCCTTAGCATATGTCCAAACTGCGTCATATGTAAAACCAGCGTAATAAGAAGGTTCGTCTCCATATTTGCGTTTGTAAGACTCCTTCCAATCTTTTACTGTTATCCTTTCCTGCATATGTGTATTTGGACTCCCAAATGGCGTGTACCTTAAACTAAAATGTCCGTCAATAGCCTAGatgatatattataaaaattgagtagttaaatataaatatttaaatttttaatataatatttactttttgaaATTGCTCCGCGCTGCAGCTACCATTAACCATTTTGTACCAGATTTCAAAATCTTTTAACAGCAAATGGGGAAGAAACCAAATATAATCGTGTTGCTGAGtcatctaaaaataataataataataataatattaataatattaacaaaattgAAATACACAATAACCAAAGCTTTGTGCATTCAAATAAAAGACAAATTATCGGTGATCCaacttttaattgtaaattgtgtTGTGGTATCCCCAGCAGAtctaacaaattttaaaactcAATGTTATAATTCACAATCTCGTTGGTATCACAAACTGAATTGATAGATTAATATGACATGAAGTCCCTAGGTAACAACTGTTGTGTCTTTAAATCCATTGACGTCCACATTTTTACTTGCCAAATTCGTCCTTTCTGTTAGCCATTTATAATGTACATATTGTGGGTGTACGTCGATCGATGTATGCGATCGATAGGAGTATTTTGCGAGTCGATGAATGTGCAAAAGTCCGTCTGTAATTTAATGTATTCAGTATTTCCATGTCATTGCCAATACCTAACAGTTGTTTAGAGAATGTTTCGGCGGATAGATCCTTAAGTAATTGAAAGTGCATGTTCACCGTCAGTTGTATTTTTCCAACATTACTTCATTGTCGCAATAATTTTAAGCAAGCGTTGATTTCATCAGCGTACGTTGAACGTGGAATAACAGTAAGTGTTTGTCTGAAACCACCTAAAAGAAGTAACAAAGTGCCGACAAAAAATGTAtcgtagttttttttatattatttaataacctATCCAATGCCTTAAGCGAATATATGCGAGGATAGTGTATCCACCCCATATAATAATTGCCCTGTgtaatccccttctgaaattgtttatcttatccttagaaacctcccacttcccccttatttggaaggaat includes:
- the LOC138928032 gene encoding uncharacterized protein translates to MNTWLDSKRFRRIYMVNMGYLYKMFWLCQMFIITQQHSAFGFKSCIQGNVSTLQYSYKSGIGLQVTEKPLHQLMTRIFFFFLTHVLNYKDVHIIPVKTSRNPWSTLDNIRRHYRYPNIRMINLHVPMSCSHFIPDNVSYAGPSIPTGQYSWFVPISEGTKNTEAFLQSSYNYEIFKNASNIYYDLYVLDKNIALNISSYDNYKNPRCTKLKCVTILAEHKKDSSFIEDHLTESGALANVLWLGFNFTNTLKSLINEYTKRYPNGSKRIIILHWSPSELINNEGNFAKILMPKCNYFDPSQKLYCKYRDAPMGKYYAKSLVYDKQLIFAIKQFYLSESVIEDIGNEFQSNSIDNMNNYSNVACIWLTKHEHLYKTWKKTHAGITLSIGGIFPLNITKRGYKDLHKVAEMAAIAVNKEESILPGYTLQILVNDGHCKSDMVMKALIHYYTEPNMMGILGPACSETVEPFAGTAKHMNMMIISYSVDGANLANRETYPYFFHTIGSNLLFIDAYLDIMNSFGWLRLAYLTDNANDEFILRLERKLKSRNIILLSNKKNPVDITILDINKNLQQLKELRSKIIIADVHSAIAVRTLCEAHKLSMTQQHDYIWFLPHLLLKDFEIWYKMVNGSCSAEQFQKAIDGHFSLRYTPFGSPNTHMQERITVKDWKESYKRKYGDEPSYYAGFTYDAVWTYAKAAHKLLNENNTILNYLRTPEVVKNLAELIRQTNYGGLSGNVSFDNGDERKGSRIIELDFLQWRNNSFNKIGIFKPFLKINDNYRYANGGNLIFNLSEIYWVNSRMPEDGRYDCRLSIFARTFQVDCNVTNIFILILISLFALAFIFFLTFCFWRQVYSRKLKRSAHIMKMFGIDLLSPSLHRNNTLDKWEIPKENIVINRSLGEGAFGMVYGGEAQLISGTWTAVAVKTLKAGQSMEDRLDFLAEAEAMKKFDHRNVIKLLGVCLQSEPIYTIMEFMLYGDLKTYLLARRNMVSDKVPDDCDISAKFLTRYAMDVAKGLDYLAKKKYVHRDIACRNCLINSYRVVKIGDFGMARPTFESDYYKYNRKSARKLFPVRWMPPETLTLGLFTPASDIWSFGIVVYEVISFGSYPYQGLTNNQVLAYVKNGNTPQIPLGVKPQLKGLLKSCWSQESTKRPTAKEIVEYITNYPRLLTPSLEIPTTTFHIHEYEISTAPPTNTCETNAIPISNSGSYSKITPDGYSIMSPLLKSS